One window of Plasmodium relictum strain SGS1 genome assembly, chromosome: 14 genomic DNA carries:
- a CDS encoding ATP synthase subunit beta, mitochondrial, putative: MHRFRLLKNWNFRKFGRVTSFQNSKINYRYISSNENANLKKNTNLVNKNNVVSNNIKIGKISQVIGAVVDVEFEDTPPAILNALEVEIDNKKLILEVAQHLGNKVVRTIAMDATDGLVRGQQVKDSGKPICVPVGKETLGRIMNVIGEPIDECGNIKNKKSLPIHRDPPLFTDQSTEPALLITGIKVVDLIAPYAKGGKIGLFGGAGVGKTVLIMELINNVAKKHGGYSVFAGVGERTREGNDLYHEMITTGVIKKKKIGNEEFDFSGSKAALVYGQMNEPPGARARVALTGLTVAEYFRDEENQDVLLFIDNIYRFTQAGSEVSALLGRIPSAVGYQPTLSTDLGALQERITTTKNGSITSVQAVYVPADDLTDPAPATTFSHLDATTVLSRSIAELGIYPAVDPLDSTSRMLTPDIVGTEQYQVARSVQQILQDYKSLQDIIAILGIDELSEQDKLTVARARKVQRFLSQPFAVAEVFTGKPGRFVELEDTISGFSELLKGNCDDLPEMAFYMVGGLDEVKSKAVQMAKQIS, from the coding sequence ATGCATAGGTTTAGATTGTTAAAAAATTGgaattttagaaaatttgGTAGGGTAACAAGTTTCCAAAATTCCAAAATAAACTATCGTTATATTAGCAGTAATGAAAATgctaatttgaaaaaaaatacaaatttagtaaataaaaataatgttgtaagtaataatattaaaataggGAAAATATCTCAAGTAATAGGAGCTGTTGTAGATGTAGAATTTGAAGATACTCCTCCAGCTATTTTAAATGCATTGGAAGTAGAAATAGATAACAAGAAACTAATTTTGGAAGTAGCTCAACATTTAGGTAATAAGGTAGTGAGAACAATAGCTATGGATGCAACAGATGGTTTAGTAAGAGGACAGCAAGTAAAAGATAGTGGAAAGCCAATATGTGTACCTGTAGGAAAAGAAACATTAGGTAGAATTATGAATGTTATAGGAGAACCAATAGATGAATGTGgtaacattaaaaataagaagtCCTTACCTATACATAGAGATCCTCCATTATTTACCGATCAAAGTACGGAACCAGCACTTTTAATAACGGGAATCAAAGTAGTAGATCTAATAGCTCCCTATGCTAAAGGAGGTAAAATTGGTCTTTTTGGGGGAGCAGGAGTAGGAAAAACTGTATTAATTATGgaattaattaataatgttGCAAAAAAACATGGTGGTTATTCTGTTTTTGCTGGAGTAGGAGAAAGAACAAGAGAAGGAAACGATTTATATCATGAAATGATAACAACAGGagtcattaaaaaaaaaaaaataggaaaTGAAGAATTTGATTTTAGTGGTTCTAAAGCTGCACTAGTATATGGACAAATGAATGAACCTCCTGGAGCTCGTGCTAGAGTTGCATTAACAGGTTTAACTGTTGCTGAATATTTTAGAGATGAAGAAAATCAAGATGtgttattatttattgaTAATATTTATAGATTTACTCAAGCAGGATCAGAGGTATCTGCTTTATTAGGTCGTATTCCATCAGCTGTTGGTTACCAACCAACTTTATCTACTGATTTAGGTGCATTGCAAGAGAGAATTACAACAACTAAGAATGGATCAATTACATCTGTTCAGGCAGTATATGTGCCAGCAGATGATTTAACAGATCCTGCTCCTGCAACTACGTTTTCACATTTAGATGCAACAACAGTTTTATCAAGATCAATAGCAGAATTAGGTATATATCCTGCTGTGGATCCTTTAGATTCAACATCTCGTATGTTAACACCTGATATTGTTGGTACTGAACAATATCAAGTCGCAAGAAGTGTTCAACAAATATTGCAAGATTATAAATCTCTTCAAGATATTATTGCAATTTTAGGTATTGATGAATTATCAGAACAAGATAAGCTAACTGTTGCTAGAGCCAGAAAAGTTCAGAGATTTTTATCTCAGCCATTTGCTGTAGCTGAAGTTTTTACTGGAAAACCAGGAAGGTTTGTTGAATTAGAAGATACAATTAGTGGATTTTCTGAATTATTAAAAGGTAATTGTGATGATTTACCAGAAATGGCTTTTTATATGGTTGGTGGCCTAGACGAAGTTAAGTCAAAAGCAGTTCAAATGGCAAAACAAATATCATAA
- a CDS encoding vesicle transport v-SNARE protein VTI1, putative: MSDALYNDYKNNYYEYMKTVLYTEKIINDNNSDQNKLLNIYEKAIKSAENMYKRMQLEVETNSMIENAHNELNNMHNEISECKKKLRKLKEEIMKKDQRNNEFNNCDDRILLLSDVDLLEKGDVYINQSKILLDNTEYISNDVMKNLNKQRECIKKNISNISFVSDKLNEAKNIMKNLKNKELLNKYRLYIIFFFIFLTFFLITCVKYNRYTKNDSNSNIQQNSNTLIDFVNNQEINNLDNENTNNLMNKLNNVNKNNSIIYDFVEKNKNNEKSINSKSTHEFSFKTSNEEDHFNDNKNRNDDGDELNNVNENEDGNGNQNKDENGNINDDKSYNENNNKISNLDGNKNGIKIEYI, from the coding sequence atgtcgGATGCTTTGTATAATGATTATAAAAACAattattatgaatatatGAAGACTGTGCTATATACtgagaaaataataaatgataataattcaGATCAAAATAaactattaaatatttatgaaaaagcAATAAAAAGTGCTGAAAATATGTATAAGCGAATGCAGTTAGAAGTAGAAACTAATTCTATGATAGAAAATGCGCATAATGAATTAAACAATATGCATAATGAAATATCagaatgtaaaaaaaaattaagaaagctaaaagaagaaattatgaaaaaagatcaaagaaataatgaatttaacAATTGTGATGATCGTATATTATTACTTAGTGATGTAGATTTATTGGAAAAAGGTGatgtttatataaatcagtcaaaaatattattggATAATACTGAATATATTAGTAATGATgttatgaaaaatttaaataaacaaaGAGAGtgtattaaaaagaatatatcaAATATCTCTTTTGTTTCggataaattaaatgaagcaaaaaatattatgaaaaatttaaaaaacaaggaattattaaataaatatagattatatattatttttttttttatatttctaactttttttctaataacttgtgtaaaatataatagataCACAAAAAACGATAGTAATTCTAATATTCAACAAAATAGCAATACATTGATAGATTTTGTGAATAAtcaagaaataaataatttagataatGAGAATACCAATAATTTAATGAACAAATTAAATAacgtaaataaaaataatagtataatatatgattttgtagaaaaaaataaaaataatgagaaATCTATAAATAGTAAAAGTACTCatgaattttcatttaaaacaAGTAATGAAGAAGATCActttaatgataataaaaatagaaatgatGATGGAGATGAACTTAATAACGTAAATGAGAATGAAGATGGGAATGGAAACCAAAACAAAGATGAAAATGGAAATATTAATGATGATAAAagttataatgaaaataataacaaaattagTAATCTAGACGGAAATAAAAATGGAATTAAgattgaatatatataa
- the XAB2 gene encoding pre-mRNA-splicing factor SYF1, putative — translation MELYEELYGCDDLFNEEITCNQKKFCEKNDLVDNGNTENDSYVKNIDLDIKNNIEKISTKYLFLYINKFKEKNIKNENNLYVLNFYDIHLKNDDINILETSKNIIDYCITEIINKRNRSNKENDINENCDNSLKEENFKSFNMNKYYLFKIYEIILKYFPFSFKIWYSYLKDNIEMITDIYYDNKREYKRINSIFDKCLLYMYHFKSIYIMYIQFLFIQRDIQKIREIFNRSLQNVFLNQQEDIWYYQLKYNEKIENKLINYEYIKRYVTIYPEHIILLFNHYVKYKMYKHALSTFFYILNCEDTLELGNKSKYDLYKEIFNLISTTKVLNNDVIEILRKNLNILKNYENITSIYILLANNYVYEGRWNKAMDIYEEGISECYTVNDFSNLFENYIETLKILIDLKIDEQEKRKKKERNVENEEEDEYEDEENEDKDEDEDEENEDKDEDEENEDEENEDEENEDEENEDENENDGKKMHISASSNDKELQKSKKIDENFVIDLYIEKINYLLDKRKIFIADIKLKNNKNNVYIWLSKIDAIEDKDEKVDLFNKCLKYFEDNDYSGKLSDIYISYAYFHYNNNNYDESKKVFLRAIKEKNFKNLNELASIFCSWIELELLQKNYKEALNIARLSIDISRDSYAKGLQKKNEQTLNNLNEKMYTNFNLLNSIKLVCLILDMEINFGTVETSLNMFDLLYHSKSITVKMVLSFSNYLYEQKYFNECFKIYEKAISIFHYPYIYPIYVNYINKYIERYKDKNISYVRELFKQAIYGMDNKTYIPKEFAKYIFLMYAIFEENYGFLKKSLSIYKEAIPFLEENDKIKFYKIFISKVSKSYGIHKAREAFEEAIQILKDDDAREICMLYIDMEYKLNEYERVRALYIYTAQFTNPLAHSDFYQAWREFEALHGNEYTFRDMIRIKRSVLNIFSNSCNNIKEIEKNEKSSINGIESTKRKLKEMIENEEQIQKKLKNK, via the exons atGGAATTGTACGAAGAGTTATATGGTTGTGATGACTTAtttaatgaagaaattacatgtaatcaaaaaaaattttgcgAAAAAAATGACTTAGTTGATAATGGAAATACTGAAAATGACAGctatgtaaaaaatatagatttagatataaaaaataatatagaaaaaatatctacgaaatatttatttttatatataaataaatttaaagaaaaaaatataaaaaatgaaaataacttgtatgttttaaatttttatgatatacatttaaaaaatgatgatatcaatatattagaaactagtaaaaatataattgatTATTGCATAACAgagataataaataaaagaaatagaagtAACAAggaaaatgatataaatgagAATTGTGataattctttaaaagaAGAGAATTTCAAAAGTTTTAATATGAATaagtattatttatttaaaatatatgaaattattttaaaatattttccatTTAGTTTTAAAATTTGGTACAGTTATCTGAAAGACAACATAGAAATGATAACAGATATatattatgataataaaagagaatataaaagaattaattcaATATTTGATAAATGccttttatatatgtatcattttaaatctatatatattatgtatatccaatttttatttatacaaagagatattcaaaaaataaggGAAATATTTAACCGCTCTTTGCAgaatgtttttttaaatcagcAAGAAGATATTTGGTATTatcaattaaaatataatgaaaaaattgagaataaattaattaattatgaatatattaaaagatatGTAACAATTTATCCTGAACATATAATTTTGCTATTTAATCATTatgttaaatataaaatgtatAAGCATGCTTTGagcacttttttttatatactaaATTGCGAAGATACCTTAGAATTAGGAAATAAATCAAAGTatgatttatataaagaaatttttaatttaattagtACTACTAAAGTATTAAATAATGATGTTATAgaaatattaagaaaaaatttaaatattttgaaaaattatgaaaatataacttctatatatatactattaGCTAATAATTATGTTTATGAAGGAAGATGGAATAAAGCAATGGATATATACGAAGAGGGAATATCTGAATGTTACACTGTAAATGATTTTTCTAAtctttttgaaaattatattgaaacgttaaaaatattaatagatttaaaaatagatgaacaagaaaagagaaaaaagaaagaaaggAATGTGGAGAATGAGGAAGAAGATGAatatgaagatgaagaaaatgaagataaagatgaagatgaagatgaagaaaatgaagataaagatgaagatgaagaaaatgaagatgaagaaaatgaagatgaagaaaatgaagatgaagaaaatgaagatgaaaatgaaaatgatggTAAGAAAATGCATATTTCTGCTTCATCAAATGATAAAGAATTACAAAAATCAAAAAAGATTGATGAAAATTTTGTGATTgatttatatatagaaaaaataaattatttgcttgataaaagaaaaatttttatagcCGACATTAAGctaaagaataataaaaataatgtatatatttgGTTAAGTAAAATAGATGCTATAGAGGATAAGGATGAAAAAGttgatttatttaataaatgtttaaaatattttgaagaTAATGATTATTCTGGAAAACTAAGTGATATATATATCAGTTATGCATATTTCCATTATAACAATAACAATTATGATGAATCAAAAAAAGTATTTCTCAGAgcaataaaagaaaaaaattttaagaatttaaatgaattagCTAGTATTTTTTGTTCTTGGATAGAACTAGAATtacttcaaaaaaattataaagaggCATTAAATATAGCAAGATTATCTATTGATATTAGTAGAGATTCTTATGCAAAAggtttacaaaaaaaaaatgaacaaaCATTAAATAAtcttaatgaaaaaatgtatacaaattttaatttattaaactcTATCAAATTAGTATGTTTAATATTAGATATGGAAATAAATTTCGGTACTGTTGAAACATCTTTAAATATGTTTGATCTTTTATATCATTCTAAAAGCATTACTGTTAAAATggttttatctttttctaaTTATCTTTAtgaacaaaaatattttaatgaatgttttaaaatttatgaaaaagctatttctatttttcacTATCCATATATATATCCAATTTatgttaattatattaataaatatattgagAGGTacaaagataaaaatatttcgtATGTACGTGAATTATTTAAGCAAGCTATTTATGGAATGGACAATAAGACTTATATACCTAAAGAATTTgcaaaatatatctttttaatgTATGCAATATTTGAAGAGAATTATGGATTTCTAAAAAAATCCTTAAGTATTTATAAAGAAGCTATACCCTttttagaagaaaatgataaaattaaattttataagatATTTATTTCTAAG gtttCTAAATCATATGGAATACACAAGGCTAGAGAAGCTTTTGAAGAAGCAATTCAAATACTAAAAGACGATGATGCTAGAGAAATATGTATGTTATATATTGATATGGAATATAAGTTAAATGAATATGAACGTGTCAGAgctctttatatatatacagcACAATTTACTAATCCTTTAGCACATTCAGATTTTTAtcaa GCATGGAGAGAATTCGAAGCACTTCATGGAAATGAATACACATTTAGGGATATGATAAGAATCAAAAGAAGTGtattaaacattttttc tAATTCttgtaataatattaaagagATAGAAAAAAACGAAAAATCTAGCATAAATGGAATAGAAAgtacaaaaagaaaattaaaagaaatgattgaaaatgaagaacagattcagaaaaaattaaaaaataaataa
- a CDS encoding clustered-asparagine-rich protein, putative: MSSEILNSTIDGVLNTRLHIQNIPPHITDVHLRSLLGNVGYIKDICYFNKNKKQMNNFTNKKIYNTALITFNTHEEALNVLKNIKSLIDTTGEERSIEAKFAVPNVNNNFFHKNNMNANFPNNYQNNFNNENFSNNMNNYNFYNNNNNNTPNNFMNRTVKNKNTNNMINMNMNNQVNNPLMNQNNFMFNNNNYNSTKNLNEMIRENEIPPTNTSTNNNALFRQNNTQISNTSNVSMYQTNDNSLDENENTEGLSLWEIYKDKNNNTFYYNNLTKHSQWNKPIHPNKLFQYNNNEKTKQNGPNGSNLFIFHIPSEWSDLDLFQHFCCFGNIISSKIQRDNTGRNSGFGFVSYDNIMSAHHAIQFMNGYYVNNKYLKVQLKKGEAMEKVQA, from the coding sequence aTGAGTAgtgaaattttaaattcaaCAATCGATGGAGTATTGAATACTCGACTTCATATTCAGAATATACCACCTCATATAACTGATGTACATTTAAGATCATTATTGGGAAATGTTGgatatataaaagatatttgttattttaataaaaataaaaagcaaatgaataattttacaaataagaaaatatataatacagCTTTGATTACTTTTAATACACATGAAGAAGCGTTAAAtgttttgaaaaatattaaaagtttAATTGACACAACTGGTGAAGAAAGAAGTATTGAAGCAAAGTTTGCTGTTCCTaatgttaataataatttttttcacaaaaataatatgaatgcAAATTTTCCAAACaattatcaaaataattttaataatgagaattttagtaataatatgaataattacaatttttataataataataataataataccccaaataattttatgaatagaactgttaaaaacaaaaatacaaataatatgATTAATATGAATATGAACAACCAGGTGAATAATCCACTGATgaatcaaaataattttatgtttaacaacaataattataatagcACTAAAAATTTGAATGAAATGATTAGAGAAAATGAAATACCACCTACCAATACTTCTACTAATAATAATGCATTATTTAGGCAAAATAATACTCAAATATCTAACACTAGTAATGTTAGTATGTATCAAACTAACGATAATTCATtggatgaaaatgaaaacacAGAAGGCTTAAGCTTGTGGGAgatatataaagataaaaataataatacattttATTACAACAATTTAACAAAACATAGTCAATGGAATAAACCAATACACCCCAATAAACTTTttcaatataataataatgaaaaaacaaAGCAGAATGGACCAAATGGAAGtaacttatttatttttcacaTACCTAGTGAATGGAGTGATTTAGACTTATTTCAGCATTTCTGTTGTTTCGGAAATATAATATCATCAAAAATTCAAAGAGATAATACAGGAAGAAATTCAGGATTTGGTTTTGTTAGTTATGATAACATCATGAGTGCACATCATGCTATTCAATTTATGAATGGTTATTATGTTAATaacaaatatttaaaagttCAACTGAAAAAAGGAGAAGCAATGGAAAAAGTACAAgcttag